The following are from one region of the Cloacibacterium normanense genome:
- a CDS encoding T9SS type B sorting domain-containing protein gives MKKLFTFLLFLFFITKSFAQFDTEHWFAPMADASNGSEAQQYIYVSTNETTPFKVDIYNNNIVIGTINNLSKGSPQKFSIPREYIITSDNTEINAKATLGLHLVGEKKFFANLRFSVFNHAEILTSKGKSALGKNFYIGMGEQYNPNNAANRNGLNAIASVIATENNTTIKLSGYNKDVIFSDGTTDDEKTIILNKGESYIFETRVSDGIPNLDGLIGANLSADKPVSVTNGNFLSLAENKANYDILMDQSAPTDRLGTEYVVLKGNGTANGLTNGYTEKSLVIATEDNTEVYVNGANTPITTLSKGQFYFIRGNFYNPSGNIYNLYIKSTKPIYVYQFLAGTDGADGTPEFATGGFNFIPALSCYLPSNIDEIGFVSEMPYRSYFENYYNTKLNIITEKGATVSINGTPINSSYGPFALSGNSAWETYVVPNVSGNVTIKSTRSVTAGIAAGNGAVGYGGYFAGFNSVPIISKGGDCEKGNVTLEVDNTYDGYQWYYNGNPYTGPGANTYIITPTESGDYYVKITKASCGSLDSPIFKFQRCPFKTTLVIEVSDCAPTYKITPKFSTSTQTIDISSIKITKAPSYGTATIDATTGEITYTLTDTTVISDTFTYSFSGTDPNYPDTEFVPVNIIVNRLKTITGEALACIKPDKTGDFDLTQAKVSNDTNITKVEYFENYDAATKTFSNPIANFTSYNSIPKTIYAKVTNSYGCTEMAEINLNFYPIPNIDTLKFDSTLCDTDFDGLYEPDFDEISKTIVNNSADFDIYYFDNPGFNFPALPKNWTYTTPTRIYILVASRNGCTNATGFLDFKIGNKLSVTDATSQICDGDFNNTEAVNLATYLPQLTSETSYTHQFYLTKNDADLEQNPISASQNLTSTTTFYVRIKKSGICDNIAALTLNFGQPNTSTTLPAQVTVCEGSTTTLDAGIGFTSYLWSNGARTQTITVGKGDYSVVLTSPNSCTFTQNVKVVESPKAIVDISKFNTTICDQNLDGTIEVNLNNVTSAILLNPGIYRVKYYTNITDANAGSTNVLNTSWSFSTDTTIFIRVESDYCPAQIYPLDFKFGNRVTVLTSTLSQEVCDDDLDAIKSVNLKTFESFFTTDNSVSITYFNSENDAKNNINPISSTQNITSTGTYFLRFEKVNSCPNWAKITVNIKTPKASTTLQNKTICKNTTTVVDAGTGFTYYKWSNGTEGATLQTATYGVGTHSVELTSTNGCVYKQSFTISEAVDPVIDSVIEQGNSITVNVSGGTAPYEYSLDQINWQTSNMFYNLRYGIQKVYVRDAYVCTPVEYEFTIINIINAITPNGDGINDVLDYSDLRVKKDVKISIFDRFGKKVYSSEKQSNYIWNGTENGRSIITGTYWYVLEWTEPDTNTKITYKNWIIVKNRN, from the coding sequence ATGAAGAAATTATTTACTTTTTTACTATTCTTATTTTTTATCACGAAAAGTTTCGCTCAATTTGATACAGAACATTGGTTTGCACCAATGGCAGATGCATCTAATGGTTCTGAAGCTCAACAATATATTTATGTTTCCACTAATGAAACTACTCCTTTTAAAGTAGACATTTACAACAATAATATCGTCATAGGAACCATAAACAATCTGAGCAAAGGAAGTCCTCAGAAATTTTCTATTCCCAGAGAGTATATTATCACCAGTGATAATACAGAAATCAATGCAAAAGCTACTCTAGGTTTACATCTAGTAGGAGAAAAAAAATTCTTTGCCAATCTAAGATTTTCTGTCTTTAACCATGCCGAAATTCTCACTTCTAAAGGTAAATCTGCATTAGGAAAAAACTTCTATATAGGAATGGGAGAACAATACAATCCTAATAATGCAGCTAATAGAAATGGTTTAAATGCTATAGCGAGTGTAATCGCTACAGAAAACAATACTACGATAAAACTTAGTGGTTACAATAAAGATGTTATCTTTTCAGACGGAACTACTGATGACGAAAAAACCATCATCCTTAATAAAGGTGAATCTTATATTTTTGAAACTCGTGTTTCTGATGGAATCCCAAATTTAGATGGCCTTATTGGTGCAAACTTGTCAGCTGACAAACCAGTTTCGGTGACCAATGGAAATTTCCTTAGCCTTGCAGAAAATAAAGCGAATTATGATATTTTAATGGACCAATCTGCACCTACAGACAGATTAGGAACAGAATATGTAGTGCTAAAAGGTAATGGTACTGCCAATGGATTAACCAATGGTTACACAGAAAAATCTCTTGTTATTGCCACAGAAGACAACACTGAAGTTTACGTAAATGGAGCTAATACACCTATTACTACTCTTAGCAAAGGACAATTTTATTTCATAAGAGGAAATTTTTATAATCCTAGTGGCAACATTTATAACTTGTATATTAAATCTACCAAACCCATTTATGTATATCAGTTTTTAGCAGGAACTGATGGAGCCGATGGAACTCCAGAATTTGCGACGGGCGGTTTCAATTTTATTCCAGCACTAAGTTGTTATCTTCCGAGTAATATTGATGAAATAGGTTTTGTAAGTGAAATGCCATATCGCTCTTATTTTGAAAATTATTATAACACAAAACTCAATATTATTACCGAAAAAGGAGCAACTGTTTCTATCAACGGAACTCCAATTAACTCCAGTTATGGACCATTTGCGTTAAGTGGAAACTCTGCTTGGGAAACTTATGTAGTTCCCAATGTTTCGGGAAATGTTACTATAAAATCTACTAGATCTGTTACTGCGGGAATTGCTGCTGGTAATGGTGCAGTAGGTTACGGTGGTTATTTCGCAGGATTCAATTCCGTTCCCATTATTTCCAAAGGAGGCGATTGCGAAAAAGGAAATGTAACATTAGAAGTAGATAATACTTATGATGGTTATCAATGGTATTATAACGGTAATCCTTATACAGGACCTGGAGCAAATACCTACATCATCACTCCTACAGAAAGTGGAGATTACTACGTAAAAATTACCAAAGCCAGTTGTGGAAGCCTAGACTCTCCTATTTTTAAATTTCAAAGATGTCCTTTTAAAACAACATTAGTGATAGAAGTAAGCGACTGTGCTCCTACCTATAAAATCACTCCTAAATTTTCTACATCTACCCAAACTATAGATATTAGCTCTATAAAAATTACAAAAGCCCCATCTTACGGAACCGCTACTATAGATGCTACTACAGGCGAAATAACTTATACTTTAACGGATACTACTGTAATTTCAGATACTTTTACCTATTCTTTTTCTGGCACAGACCCTAATTATCCAGATACAGAATTTGTACCAGTAAATATTATTGTCAATAGATTAAAAACCATCACTGGTGAAGCGCTTGCTTGTATTAAACCCGATAAAACAGGGGATTTTGACCTTACACAAGCCAAAGTTTCTAATGACACCAACATTACCAAGGTAGAATATTTTGAAAATTATGATGCCGCAACGAAAACGTTCTCTAATCCTATTGCCAATTTCACCAGCTATAACTCTATCCCAAAAACGATTTATGCAAAAGTGACAAACAGCTATGGTTGTACAGAAATGGCAGAGATAAATTTGAATTTTTATCCTATTCCAAATATTGATACACTAAAATTTGATTCTACTTTATGCGATACTGATTTTGACGGACTTTACGAACCTGATTTTGATGAAATTTCTAAAACCATTGTAAATAATTCAGCAGATTTTGACATTTATTATTTTGACAACCCTGGATTTAATTTCCCTGCGTTACCAAAAAATTGGACTTATACTACACCAACCCGAATTTACATTTTAGTAGCTTCTAGAAATGGCTGTACCAATGCAACTGGCTTTTTGGATTTTAAAATTGGAAACAAACTTTCAGTTACAGACGCTACTTCTCAAATTTGTGATGGAGATTTTAACAATACAGAAGCGGTAAATTTAGCGACTTATTTACCTCAACTTACCTCAGAAACAAGCTATACTCATCAATTTTATCTCACCAAAAATGATGCAGATTTAGAACAGAATCCTATTTCTGCTTCACAGAATTTAACCTCAACTACTACTTTCTATGTAAGAATTAAAAAATCTGGAATTTGTGATAACATTGCTGCTCTTACGCTTAATTTCGGGCAACCCAATACATCCACCACACTTCCAGCTCAAGTCACTGTCTGCGAAGGAAGCACCACAACTTTAGATGCAGGAATTGGCTTTACTTCTTATCTTTGGAGCAATGGAGCCAGAACTCAAACAATTACTGTAGGAAAAGGAGATTATTCAGTAGTGCTGACTTCTCCAAATTCGTGTACTTTTACTCAAAATGTAAAAGTTGTAGAATCTCCAAAAGCCATTGTAGATATTTCTAAATTTAATACTACCATTTGTGACCAAAATTTAGATGGAACCATCGAAGTAAATCTCAACAATGTCACTTCTGCAATTCTTCTCAATCCAGGAATCTATCGAGTTAAATATTATACAAATATTACCGATGCAAATGCTGGAAGCACTAATGTTTTAAATACTTCTTGGTCATTTTCTACAGACACTACTATTTTTATAAGGGTAGAATCTGATTATTGTCCTGCTCAGATTTATCCTCTAGATTTTAAATTTGGGAATAGAGTAACGGTCTTAACTTCTACTCTTTCTCAAGAGGTTTGTGACGATGATTTAGATGCTATAAAATCTGTGAATCTTAAAACATTTGAATCTTTCTTTACCACAGACAATAGCGTTTCCATCACTTATTTCAACTCTGAAAATGATGCGAAAAATAATATCAATCCTATTTCGAGCACACAAAATATTACTTCAACAGGAACTTATTTCTTAAGATTCGAAAAAGTAAATTCTTGTCCGAATTGGGCGAAAATTACCGTAAATATAAAAACACCAAAAGCTTCTACTACTCTTCAAAATAAAACAATTTGTAAGAATACAACTACTGTTGTAGACGCTGGTACTGGTTTCACCTATTACAAGTGGAGCAACGGAACTGAAGGTGCTACATTACAAACCGCTACTTATGGAGTAGGAACGCATTCTGTAGAACTTACTTCTACAAATGGTTGTGTTTACAAGCAATCTTTTACGATTTCAGAAGCAGTAGACCCTGTAATTGACAGCGTGATAGAACAAGGAAACAGCATTACCGTAAATGTTTCAGGAGGAACTGCACCTTATGAATATTCTTTAGACCAAATCAATTGGCAAACCTCGAACATGTTTTATAATCTGAGATATGGTATACAAAAAGTCTACGTAAGAGATGCATATGTCTGTACACCTGTTGAATATGAATTTACCATTATTAATATTATCAATGCCATTACTCCAAATGGTGATGGAATAAATGACGTCTTAGATTACTCAGATTTACGAGTGAAAAAAGACGTGAAAATTTCTATTTTTGATAGATTTGGGAAAAAAGTGTACTCTAGTGAAAAACAATCCAATTACATTTGGAATGGAACAGAAAACGGAAGAAGTATCATCACGGGAACATATTGGTATGTTTTAGAATGGACAGAACCTGATACCAACACTAAGATTACTTATAAAAACTGGATTATTGTAAAAAACCGAAATTAA
- a CDS encoding choice-of-anchor L domain-containing protein translates to MNSSKNLSFILLLFITFINAQYINVNTSFTANDLVDKLIGTNNTCLSVSNVSVTGYNSGGIKSYGYVNANSSGFEINEGILLTSGDAANSPGSFTGIQSFGNNSGWNGDNDLETAAGISNTTNATILEFDFIPNTNKISFDYMFLSEQYLRQGDPGTCGYTDGFAFLIKKTTDSNYKNLALVPNTNTPITSETVRGPGGRCQESNSQYFGHYNPNGSPTSFNGQTAILTAETDVIPGTKYHIKLVIADQGNGLYDSGVILKAGSFVGSKDLGPDRLISTNNPLCEGSTLTLDATVSGATYQWYQNGNILTGETSAIYTVTSEGRYEVNISSSSCNLKGSITIEYIEKAKVTPKTFTNCDTNFDGNIPIKLDDLNATIITNYKPEFVVKYYQNLTDATLGNANTLPNNWSYNTDTTIYVRVENGVCAPEIQPIEFKFGNKISVTNYSTTICDGDFNNTEAVNLATYLPQLTSETGYTHLFYLTKNDADLEQNPVASSQNLTATTTFYVRIKKSGICDNIAALTLNFGQPKTSTTLPAQVTVCEGSITTLDAGIGFTSYLWSNGATTQTITVGKGDYSVVLTSPNSCTFTQNVKVVESPKAIVDISKFNTTICDQNLDGTIEVNLNNVTAAILLNPGIYRVKYYTNITDANAGNANILNNSWSFSTDTTIFARVESDYCPAQIYPMDFKFGNRVNLLTSTNSQEVCDDDLDAIKSVNLKTFESFFTTDNSVSITYFNSENDAKNNVNPISSTQNITSTGTYFLRFEKSNSCPNWAKITVNIKTPKASTTLQNVEICKNATYTLDAGTGFDSYKWSTGETSQTVTKGIGEYYIDLESNGCIYRQNVKIIAASEPSIDSVIEQGNSITVNVSGGTAPYEYSLDQINWQTSNIFYNLKRGVQKVYVRDSKKCTVKEYEFSIIKLLNAITPNGDGLNDFLDYSDLRVKKEVKILIFDRFGKKIFSNENSTSFIWDGTENGRPLPSSSYWYILEWTEPDTGIKINNKGWILLKNRN, encoded by the coding sequence ATGAATTCATCTAAGAATCTTAGTTTCATATTATTACTATTCATCACGTTCATTAATGCTCAATACATTAATGTAAACACTTCTTTTACTGCAAATGACTTAGTGGATAAGCTTATTGGCACCAATAACACTTGTTTATCTGTATCTAATGTTTCAGTAACCGGTTACAATTCTGGCGGAATAAAAAGTTATGGATATGTAAATGCCAATAGTTCTGGATTCGAAATAAACGAAGGAATTCTTCTTACTTCTGGAGATGCTGCCAATTCTCCTGGTTCATTTACAGGAATTCAAAGTTTTGGAAATAATTCTGGATGGAATGGAGACAATGATTTAGAAACTGCTGCAGGAATTTCTAATACTACCAATGCTACTATTTTGGAATTTGATTTTATTCCGAATACCAATAAAATTAGTTTTGATTACATGTTTCTTTCGGAACAGTATTTAAGACAAGGTGATCCTGGAACTTGCGGTTATACAGATGGATTTGCATTTTTAATTAAAAAAACTACAGACTCCAATTATAAAAATTTAGCTCTAGTTCCTAACACCAACACCCCTATCACTTCTGAAACGGTAAGAGGACCAGGTGGAAGATGCCAAGAAAGCAATTCACAATATTTTGGACATTACAATCCCAATGGAAGTCCCACAAGTTTTAACGGACAAACTGCTATTCTAACCGCAGAAACAGACGTAATTCCCGGTACTAAATATCACATAAAACTCGTGATTGCAGATCAAGGAAACGGCTTATACGATTCTGGGGTGATTTTAAAAGCAGGAAGTTTTGTTGGCAGTAAAGATTTAGGACCAGACAGATTGATTTCAACCAATAATCCGCTTTGTGAAGGAAGTACTTTAACTTTAGATGCTACTGTTTCTGGCGCAACTTATCAATGGTATCAAAACGGAAATATATTAACTGGAGAAACTTCTGCAATTTATACTGTAACTTCGGAAGGCAGATATGAAGTGAATATTTCATCTTCTAGCTGTAATTTAAAAGGCTCTATAACAATAGAATACATTGAAAAAGCTAAAGTAACCCCAAAAACTTTCACGAATTGCGATACTAATTTTGACGGAAATATCCCCATTAAATTAGATGACTTAAATGCTACTATTATTACCAATTACAAACCAGAATTTGTAGTAAAATATTATCAAAATTTAACAGATGCTACTCTTGGAAATGCCAATACTTTGCCCAATAATTGGTCTTACAATACAGACACTACCATTTATGTAAGAGTAGAAAATGGTGTTTGTGCTCCAGAAATTCAACCTATTGAATTCAAATTCGGGAATAAAATTTCAGTGACTAATTATTCTACCACGATTTGTGATGGCGATTTTAACAATACAGAAGCGGTAAATTTAGCGACTTATCTACCTCAACTAACCTCAGAAACTGGATATACACACCTATTTTATCTTACCAAAAATGATGCAGATTTAGAACAAAATCCTGTTGCTTCTTCACAGAATTTAACCGCAACTACTACTTTCTATGTAAGAATCAAAAAATCTGGAATTTGTGATAACATCGCTGCTCTTACGCTTAATTTCGGGCAACCCAAGACATCTACTACACTTCCAGCACAAGTTACCGTCTGCGAAGGAAGCATTACAACTTTAGATGCAGGAATTGGCTTTACTTCTTATCTTTGGAGCAATGGAGCCACAACTCAAACCATCACTGTAGGAAAAGGAGATTATTCTGTAGTGCTGACTTCTCCAAATTCGTGTACGTTTACTCAAAATGTAAAAGTTGTAGAATCTCCCAAAGCAATTGTAGATATTTCTAAATTTAATACTACCATTTGTGACCAAAATTTAGATGGAACTATCGAAGTCAATCTCAACAATGTTACTGCTGCAATTCTTCTCAATCCTGGAATCTATCGAGTTAAATATTACACAAATATAACCGATGCAAATGCTGGAAACGCGAATATTTTAAACAATTCTTGGTCATTTTCTACAGACACTACTATTTTTGCAAGGGTAGAATCTGATTATTGTCCTGCCCAGATTTATCCAATGGATTTCAAATTTGGGAATAGAGTGAATTTGTTAACTTCTACTAATTCTCAAGAGGTTTGTGACGATGATTTAGATGCTATAAAATCTGTAAATCTTAAAACATTTGAGTCTTTCTTTACCACAGACAATAGCGTTTCCATCACTTATTTCAACTCTGAAAATGATGCGAAAAATAATGTCAATCCTATTTCGAGTACACAAAATATTACTTCAACCGGAACTTATTTCTTAAGATTCGAAAAGTCAAATTCTTGTCCGAATTGGGCGAAAATTACGGTAAATATTAAAACACCAAAAGCTTCGACTACTCTTCAAAATGTAGAAATTTGTAAAAATGCAACGTATACTTTAGATGCAGGAACTGGCTTTGATAGTTATAAATGGAGCACTGGTGAAACTTCTCAAACGGTTACCAAAGGAATTGGGGAATATTATATTGATTTAGAATCAAACGGTTGTATTTATAGACAAAATGTGAAAATCATCGCTGCATCTGAACCTAGTATCGACAGCGTGATAGAACAAGGAAACAGCATTACCGTAAATGTTTCGGGTGGAACTGCGCCTTATGAATATTCTTTAGACCAAATCAATTGGCAGACTTCTAATATTTTTTACAATCTCAAGAGAGGCGTTCAGAAAGTATACGTAAGAGACAGTAAAAAATGTACCGTTAAAGAATATGAATTCTCCATCATTAAGCTACTTAACGCCATTACTCCAAATGGTGATGGATTAAATGACTTCCTAGATTACTCAGATTTACGAGTGAAAAAAGAGGTGAAAATTCTTATTTTTGACCGTTTTGGAAAGAAAATTTTCAGCAATGAAAATTCTACCAGCTTCATTTGGGACGGAACAGAAAACGGAAGACCTCTTCCTAGTAGTTCATATTGGTACATTCTAGAATGGACAGAGCCTGATACTGGCATTAAAATAAATAACAAAGGTTGGATTCTTCTAAAAAATAGAAATTAA
- the tsf gene encoding translation elongation factor Ts, giving the protein MYTPVAADVAKLRNTTGAGMMDCKKALTEAEGDFEKAIEILRKKGQKVAANRADRESTEGAVIAKVNADHTAGVVIALNCETDFVAKNESFVKLAHDFAERALNFDSKEDFLASDYNGISVAEKLIEQTGVIGEKIEIGAFEKLAGDFVGSYIHAGNKIATLTSLSANVEGAEDAAKSVAMQVAAMNPIALDETQVSQEVIDRELEIERDILTKEGKPANIIDNILKGKMQKFYKENTLVHQAFIKDGGMSVADFVKSVNGDLKVTGFKRVALS; this is encoded by the coding sequence ATGTATACACCAGTTGCTGCAGACGTAGCTAAACTTAGAAACACAACAGGTGCAGGTATGATGGACTGCAAAAAAGCGCTTACAGAAGCTGAAGGAGATTTCGAAAAAGCTATTGAAATCCTTAGAAAAAAAGGACAAAAAGTAGCTGCTAACAGAGCAGATAGAGAATCTACAGAAGGAGCTGTAATTGCTAAAGTAAATGCTGACCACACTGCAGGTGTTGTAATCGCATTAAACTGCGAAACTGACTTCGTTGCTAAAAACGAAAGCTTCGTAAAATTAGCTCATGATTTCGCTGAAAGAGCGCTTAATTTTGACTCTAAAGAAGATTTCTTAGCTTCTGACTATAATGGTATTTCAGTTGCTGAAAAATTAATTGAACAAACAGGAGTAATCGGTGAGAAAATTGAAATCGGTGCTTTTGAAAAATTAGCAGGTGATTTCGTAGGTTCTTACATCCACGCTGGTAATAAAATCGCTACTCTTACTTCTCTTTCTGCTAATGTAGAAGGTGCAGAAGATGCTGCTAAATCTGTAGCAATGCAAGTTGCTGCTATGAACCCAATCGCTTTAGACGAAACTCAAGTTTCTCAAGAAGTTATTGACAGAGAATTAGAAATCGAAAGAGATATCTTAACTAAAGAAGGAAAACCTGCAAACATTATTGACAATATCCTTAAAGGAAAAATGCAGAAATTCTACAAAGAAAACACTTTAGTACACCAAGCTTTCATTAAAGATGGAGGTATGTCTGTAGCTGATTTCGTAAAATCTGTAAACGGAGATTTAAAAGTAACAGGATTCAAGAGAGTTGCTCTTTCTTAA
- a CDS encoding DUF6759 domain-containing protein, which translates to MKNKVLLLILLVFSTFLFSQTSQELDKAMLSKDPNVIAEFIKKYPDNKNTPFLQRKLNGMTGSGNAAAKPSIQPLNTEKLEKQVEKSEAKGEPDAKAKRTAEVLTHLFNNDPNKKDAYVLIRNKSECNLIVKFEGKKFYNLDVPKMGENYILVQKGTYRITTMICNAQYASVKNITQDLEINLNAAKKVRK; encoded by the coding sequence ATGAAAAACAAAGTTTTACTTCTTATTTTGCTAGTCTTTTCCACCTTTTTGTTTTCGCAAACTTCTCAGGAATTAGACAAAGCGATGCTGAGTAAAGACCCTAATGTGATTGCAGAATTTATTAAAAAGTATCCTGATAATAAAAACACTCCTTTTCTTCAAAGAAAGTTAAACGGTATGACTGGGAGTGGAAATGCAGCCGCTAAACCGAGTATACAACCGCTGAATACCGAGAAATTAGAAAAACAGGTAGAAAAAAGTGAGGCGAAAGGAGAACCAGATGCTAAAGCAAAACGTACTGCCGAAGTTCTTACGCATTTATTTAATAATGACCCCAATAAAAAAGATGCTTACGTTTTGATTAGAAATAAATCAGAATGTAACCTCATTGTAAAGTTCGAAGGAAAAAAATTCTATAATCTAGATGTTCCTAAAATGGGTGAAAATTATATTCTGGTGCAGAAAGGAACGTACAGAATTACCACGATGATTTGTAATGCGCAATACGCATCGGTAAAAAACATAACACAAGATTTAGAAATCAACTTGAATGCAGCAAAAAAAGTCAGAAAATAA
- a CDS encoding transposase, whose protein sequence is MKEQQEMLYIKRTQKDYSLSLKLQIVKDIEEGKLGITACKKKYGIQSRSTVVSWLRKYGNFDWENQTPTNMSKTPEQRIMELEAEVKLLQKQKAFLEKQAYVADKKAIIFDMMINLAEKEYQIDIRKNLPPEQSMTSAEKKKKP, encoded by the coding sequence ATGAAAGAACAACAAGAAATGCTTTATATAAAGCGAACACAGAAAGATTACAGTTTAAGTTTAAAACTTCAAATCGTGAAAGATATCGAAGAAGGAAAACTAGGAATTACCGCTTGCAAGAAAAAGTACGGTATCCAATCACGCTCTACAGTAGTGAGTTGGTTAAGAAAATATGGTAACTTTGATTGGGAAAACCAAACACCAACCAATATGTCTAAAACACCAGAACAACGCATCATGGAGTTAGAAGCTGAAGTAAAACTGCTTCAAAAACAGAAAGCATTTTTAGAAAAACAGGCGTATGTTGCAGATAAAAAGGCCATCATTTTTGATATGATGATAAACCTTGCAGAAAAAGAGTATCAAATTGATATCAGAAAAAACTTACCACCCGAACAATCAATGACTTCCGCAGAGAAGAAAAAGAAACCCTAA
- a CDS encoding IS3 family transposase, with protein MFGWNRQVYYRSTKRSKACRNKAEQVVDLVEDIRIKMPKLGGRKLYFLLSEPLKELKIGRDKFFNILRANHLLIIPKRSYHVTTNSHHRFRKHKNLVSDYQVTKPDQVWVADITYIGNRKKPSYLSLITDAYSKKIVGHHVSENLATEGSLLALKKAVNHTNLKEKSIIHHSDRGLQYCSDEYQKILEKNNISCSMTQNSDPYENAVAERINGILKQEFDIDKFDVETKIKRKIVDESIKIYNELRPHFSNHYLTPNQMHKQEKLKIKTYKNKNQSKNVFTLV; from the coding sequence TTGTTTGGTTGGAATAGACAAGTCTATTATAGAAGTACAAAGCGTAGTAAAGCCTGTAGGAATAAAGCAGAACAAGTGGTGGATTTAGTGGAAGATATCCGAATAAAGATGCCAAAACTTGGCGGAAGGAAACTGTATTTTTTATTAAGCGAACCTTTAAAAGAGCTAAAAATTGGAAGGGATAAATTTTTTAATATTTTACGGGCCAACCATTTATTAATAATACCCAAAAGGAGTTACCACGTTACCACGAACTCCCATCATCGCTTTAGAAAGCATAAAAATTTAGTGTCAGATTATCAAGTTACAAAACCTGACCAAGTTTGGGTAGCCGACATTACCTACATCGGAAATAGGAAAAAGCCAAGTTATTTGAGCTTGATAACTGATGCTTATTCCAAGAAAATTGTAGGGCATCATGTTTCTGAAAACTTAGCGACAGAAGGAAGTTTACTGGCATTAAAGAAGGCTGTCAACCATACTAATTTGAAAGAAAAATCAATAATTCATCATTCTGACAGAGGATTGCAATATTGCAGTGATGAATATCAGAAAATTTTAGAAAAAAATAACATTAGCTGTAGTATGACACAAAACTCTGACCCTTATGAAAATGCAGTTGCAGAAAGAATAAACGGAATTTTAAAACAAGAATTTGATATTGATAAATTTGATGTCGAAACAAAAATCAAAAGAAAAATAGTAGACGAATCCATTAAAATTTATAATGAATTAAGGCCTCATTTTTCTAATCATTATCTTACTCCGAACCAAATGCACAAACAAGAAAAATTAAAAATCAAAACCTATAAAAACAAAAACCAAAGCAAAAACGTTTTTACTTTGGTTTAA